A region of Catenulispora sp. GP43 DNA encodes the following proteins:
- a CDS encoding DUF4118 domain-containing protein, giving the protein MHRTALLSTGRGFEGADGRRGVLVARIGGLFTSVTASLLLNCYFIPPFYRLTIAAGNNLIALVVLVVVGLTVASVVDLAARQSRRAA; this is encoded by the coding sequence ATGCACCGCACGGCTCTACTGTCCACGGGGCGCGGTTTCGAGGGAGCGGATGGCCGCCGGGGGGTGCTGGTGGCGCGGATCGGCGGCCTGTTCACCTCGGTCACCGCCTCGCTGCTGCTCAACTGCTACTTCATCCCGCCCTTCTACCGACTCACCATCGCCGCGGGCAACAACCTCATCGCCCTAGTGGTCCTCGTCGTGGTGGGTCTGACCGTCGCCTCGGTCGTGGATCTGGCGGCCAGGCAGTCCCGCCGGGCCGCCTAG
- the kdpB gene encoding potassium-transporting ATPase subunit KdpB codes for MTLQTTDRPGAAALGAPPDTGRSHRVGAGALRPEQLVTALPEALRKLDPRVQVRNPVMFVTEVGAALTTGLAIWHPSWFAALITAWLWLTVVFANLAEAVAESRGRAQADSLRRTRTQTTARRLVDWRPGTDPVTEEVFAEHLRRGDHVVCDVGELIPGDGDVVEGVASVDESAITGESAPVIRESGGDRSAVTGGTRVLSDRIVVRVTSDPGQSFLDRMIALVEGAKRQKTPNELALNLLLVALTFVFLVAVITLQPLAIFSKQAVGSTPDSAALSANGVTGVVLVGLLVCLIPTTIGALLSAIGIAGMDRMVQRNVLAMSGRAVEAAGDVHTLLLDKTGTITFGNRRASAFHLLGGTSERDLAEASLLASLADETPEGRSIVEYAREGHDFAGTTSDRSGGILVPFSATTRMSGVDLEHPQERKLRKGAARSIAAWVRQNGGEIPRDLETVVDAVSANGSTPLAVAEAVDGTARVLGVIELKDVVKPGLAARFAELRTMGIKTVMITGDNPVTARAIAAEAGVDDFLAEATPEDKLALIRAEQAGGKLVAMTGDGTNDAPALAQADVGVAMNTGTSAAKEAGNMVDLDSDPTKIIEIVEIGKQLLITRGALTAFSIANDVAKYFAILPAMFGGVYPGLKALNIMGLHSPLSAIMSAVVFNALIIVALIPLALRGVRYRPSSPSALLSRNLWVYGLGGLVAPFLAIKLIDLGLVQFLPGM; via the coding sequence ATGACCCTCCAGACCACTGACAGACCCGGGGCTGCGGCTCTCGGCGCACCGCCTGATACCGGGCGGTCTCATCGGGTCGGGGCTGGGGCTCTGCGCCCCGAACAGCTTGTCACCGCGCTGCCGGAGGCGCTGCGCAAACTGGATCCGAGGGTCCAGGTCCGAAACCCCGTCATGTTCGTCACCGAGGTCGGCGCGGCGCTGACCACGGGCCTGGCGATCTGGCACCCGTCGTGGTTCGCGGCCCTGATCACCGCGTGGCTGTGGCTGACCGTGGTGTTCGCCAACCTGGCCGAGGCGGTGGCCGAGAGCCGGGGCCGGGCCCAGGCCGACAGCCTGCGCCGGACCCGCACGCAGACCACGGCGCGGCGGCTGGTCGACTGGCGGCCCGGTACTGACCCGGTCACCGAGGAGGTGTTCGCTGAGCACCTGCGCCGCGGCGACCACGTGGTCTGCGACGTCGGCGAGCTGATCCCGGGCGACGGCGACGTGGTTGAGGGCGTGGCCAGCGTGGACGAGTCGGCGATCACCGGCGAGTCGGCCCCGGTGATCCGGGAGTCCGGCGGGGACCGGTCGGCGGTCACCGGCGGTACCAGGGTCCTGTCCGACCGGATCGTCGTGCGCGTCACCTCCGATCCCGGCCAGAGCTTTCTGGATCGGATGATCGCCCTGGTCGAGGGCGCCAAGCGGCAGAAGACCCCGAACGAGCTGGCGCTGAACCTGCTGCTGGTCGCGCTGACCTTCGTCTTCCTGGTCGCCGTGATCACCTTGCAGCCATTGGCGATCTTCTCCAAGCAGGCCGTCGGCTCCACCCCGGACTCCGCGGCGCTGAGCGCGAACGGCGTCACCGGCGTCGTCCTGGTGGGCCTGCTGGTCTGCCTGATCCCGACGACCATCGGCGCGCTGCTGTCCGCGATCGGCATCGCCGGCATGGACCGTATGGTGCAGCGCAATGTGCTGGCGATGTCCGGACGGGCTGTCGAAGCGGCCGGTGACGTGCACACCCTGCTGTTGGACAAGACCGGCACCATCACCTTCGGCAATCGCCGTGCCTCGGCCTTCCACCTGCTGGGCGGTACCAGCGAGCGTGACCTGGCCGAAGCCTCGTTGCTGGCCTCGCTCGCCGACGAGACGCCCGAGGGCCGGTCCATCGTCGAATACGCCCGCGAGGGACACGACTTCGCCGGGACCACCTCGGATCGCAGCGGCGGAATCCTGGTCCCGTTCTCGGCGACCACGCGGATGTCAGGGGTCGATCTGGAACACCCGCAGGAGCGCAAGCTGCGCAAAGGCGCGGCCCGTTCGATCGCGGCATGGGTACGCCAGAACGGAGGGGAGATCCCCCGCGATCTGGAGACGGTGGTCGACGCCGTCTCCGCCAACGGATCCACCCCGCTGGCCGTGGCCGAGGCGGTGGACGGCACGGCTCGCGTCCTCGGCGTCATCGAGCTCAAGGACGTGGTGAAGCCGGGCCTGGCCGCCCGGTTCGCCGAGCTGCGCACGATGGGCATCAAGACCGTCATGATCACCGGCGACAACCCGGTGACGGCCCGGGCCATCGCCGCCGAGGCCGGGGTCGACGACTTCCTGGCCGAGGCCACCCCCGAGGACAAGCTCGCGCTGATCAGGGCTGAGCAGGCCGGTGGCAAGCTGGTCGCGATGACCGGCGACGGGACCAACGACGCCCCGGCGCTGGCGCAGGCCGATGTCGGCGTGGCCATGAACACCGGCACCTCGGCCGCCAAGGAGGCCGGGAACATGGTGGACCTGGACTCCGACCCCACGAAGATCATCGAGATCGTGGAGATCGGCAAGCAGCTGCTCATCACCCGGGGCGCATTGACCGCCTTCTCCATCGCCAACGACGTCGCCAAGTACTTCGCGATCCTGCCAGCCATGTTCGGCGGCGTGTATCCGGGCCTGAAAGCCCTGAACATCATGGGGCTGCACTCGCCGCTGTCGGCGATCATGTCGGCGGTGGTGTTCAACGCCCTGATCATCGTGGCCCTGATCCCGCTCGCCCTGCGCGGAGTGCGCTACCGGCCATCGTCCCCGTCGGCCCTGCTGTCGCGGAACCTGTGGGTCTACGGGCTCGGCGGCCTGGTGGCTCCGTTCCTGGCGATCAAACTGATCGATCTCGGCCTCGTCCAGTTCCTCCCCGGGATGTGA
- a CDS encoding IS3 family transposase (programmed frameshift), which translates to MAKGYRHFTQEFKDSAVREVVERSRRVDEVANQVGIYEGTLRRWVKAWREQYGDERAAAAGTEQTGPAAADLAARVAELEKENRRLRERGADLEKSGGLLRAGSPVARYEFIDAEKTNHAIDLLCDVMQVSRSGFYHWRVRPASATAQRRQELAVLIYEAFHIAGDGAYGYRRVHAHLARQDIEASPELVRQIMRDLGLMPCQPRPWRTTTIADPDAVHTPDLVGRDFDADGAAPGAVMVGDITYIRTWAGWVYLATVLDCATKMVLGYAMADHMRASLVIEAIDMAAARHRLPDQAVFHADRGAQYSSAEFRARLRQLRIRPSAGRTGVCWDNAMAESFNGALKNECVYRTVYPTRKHAERDIVRYIELFYNQRRLHSKLGYRPPIEVYRERLELTAA; encoded by the exons GTGGCGAAGGGTTACAGGCACTTCACGCAGGAGTTCAAGGACTCGGCGGTGCGCGAGGTGGTGGAGCGGTCCCGGCGGGTCGACGAGGTTGCGAACCAGGTCGGGATCTATGAGGGCACGCTGCGGCGCTGGGTGAAGGCGTGGCGCGAGCAGTACGGGGACGAGCGTGCGGCGGCGGCCGGTACCGAGCAGACAGGCCCGGCGGCTGCGGATCTGGCAGCCCGGGTGGCCGAGTTGGAGAAGGAGAACCGGCGCCTGCGCGAGCGCG GAGCTGATCTTGAAAAAAGCGGCGGCCTTCTTCGCGCAGGATCACCTGTAGCCCGCTACGAGTTCATCGACGCGGAGAAGACCAACCATGCCATCGACCTGCTGTGTGACGTCATGCAGGTCTCGCGCTCCGGCTTCTACCACTGGCGGGTGCGGCCGGCCTCGGCTACCGCACAGCGGCGCCAGGAACTGGCGGTCCTGATATACGAGGCCTTCCACATCGCCGGAGACGGCGCCTACGGCTACCGGCGGGTGCACGCCCACCTGGCCAGGCAGGACATCGAAGCCTCGCCGGAGTTGGTCCGGCAGATCATGCGGGACCTGGGTCTGATGCCATGCCAGCCCCGGCCGTGGCGCACCACCACCATCGCCGACCCAGACGCGGTGCACACCCCGGATTTGGTCGGGCGGGACTTCGACGCCGACGGCGCGGCGCCGGGGGCGGTGATGGTCGGCGACATCACCTACATCCGCACCTGGGCCGGCTGGGTCTACCTGGCCACCGTCTTGGACTGCGCCACCAAGATGGTGCTCGGCTACGCGATGGCCGACCACATGCGCGCCTCGCTGGTCATCGAGGCGATCGACATGGCCGCGGCCCGACACCGTCTGCCCGACCAGGCGGTCTTCCACGCCGACCGCGGGGCCCAGTACAGCAGCGCCGAGTTCCGTGCTCGGCTGCGGCAACTACGGATCCGGCCGTCCGCCGGGCGGACCGGGGTGTGCTGGGACAACGCCATGGCCGAGTCGTTCAACGGTGCACTGAAGAATGAATGCGTCTATCGCACCGTCTACCCGACCCGAAAGCATGCGGAGCGTGACATTGTCCGATACATCGAACTCTTCTACAATCAACGCAGGCTGCACTCGAAGCTGGGATACCGGCCACCGATCGAGGTATACCGGGAACGGCTCGAGCTGACCGCAGCATAG
- a CDS encoding potassium-transporting ATPase subunit C: MRTVRTYFAALRVVAVLTLVVGLLYPLGMTAFAHAPGLHHPAEGSRIADSKGNEVGSSLIGQSFTDAQGNALKQYFQTRPDGEDPTASGASNQGPGSIVDTPPTPGQPDTGKPSLLTTVCTRSLKVGALEGVSGARPYCTPDGVGAVLGVYYTGGDTGTVTRVVSLNQACPATPFLAAYQGVKVECAKPGEDYSAAVVTPIRGGAPADPAVPADAVTASGSGLDPDISPAYARLQAPRVANARHLPLATVLDLVKTHTTGRDLGFLGNPAVNVLELNVDLDRHYPVKAS, translated from the coding sequence GTGAGAACGGTGCGTACATACTTTGCGGCACTGCGCGTGGTCGCAGTACTCACTTTGGTGGTCGGGCTGCTCTACCCGCTGGGCATGACGGCGTTCGCGCACGCGCCGGGGCTGCACCATCCGGCCGAGGGATCGCGGATCGCCGATTCCAAGGGCAACGAGGTCGGGAGCTCGCTGATCGGCCAGAGCTTCACCGACGCTCAGGGCAACGCCCTGAAGCAGTACTTCCAAACCCGCCCCGACGGTGAGGACCCGACCGCCTCCGGCGCGAGCAATCAGGGCCCTGGGAGCATCGTCGACACCCCGCCGACGCCCGGACAGCCGGACACCGGCAAGCCGAGCCTGTTGACGACGGTGTGCACCCGCAGCCTCAAGGTCGGAGCGCTGGAGGGAGTGTCCGGGGCACGGCCGTATTGCACGCCCGACGGCGTCGGCGCCGTTCTCGGGGTCTACTACACCGGCGGCGACACCGGCACGGTGACCAGGGTCGTCAGCCTGAATCAGGCGTGCCCGGCCACCCCGTTCCTGGCGGCGTACCAAGGCGTCAAGGTCGAGTGCGCCAAGCCCGGCGAGGACTACAGCGCGGCAGTGGTGACGCCGATCCGCGGCGGCGCCCCGGCCGATCCCGCCGTCCCCGCCGACGCCGTGACGGCCAGCGGCAGCGGCCTGGACCCGGACATCAGCCCCGCCTACGCACGGCTGCAGGCGCCTCGGGTCGCGAACGCGCGGCACCTCCCGCTGGCCACGGTTCTGGACCTGGTCAAGACCCATACGACAGGCAGGGACTTGGGCTTCCTGGGCAACCCGGCGGTCAACGTTCTGGAGCTCAACGTCGACCTGGACCGTCACTACCCGGTGAAGGCGAGCTGA
- a CDS encoding universal stress protein, whose product MSARVFVGVHGSLGSLQALRRAVAEARERRAVLVAVLAWTPPGGEAAYRRAPCPPLHKVQRELAEQRLTDAFDAALGGIPTGLPVETPVVCGPPGPVLVSLAARPDDLLVVGSGRIGVLRRAFGLQPPVVRHCSMRAACPVLVVPPSAMVRDLRRRPLQRGKASV is encoded by the coding sequence ATGAGCGCGCGTGTCTTCGTCGGGGTTCACGGTTCGCTGGGCAGCTTGCAGGCATTGCGCCGCGCGGTGGCCGAAGCCCGGGAGCGGCGGGCGGTACTGGTGGCTGTGCTGGCCTGGACGCCGCCGGGTGGGGAGGCGGCGTACCGGCGCGCACCCTGCCCTCCGCTGCACAAGGTGCAGCGAGAGCTGGCCGAACAGCGGCTGACCGACGCCTTCGACGCGGCGCTGGGCGGGATCCCCACCGGCCTGCCCGTCGAAACACCGGTGGTGTGCGGACCGCCCGGTCCGGTCCTCGTCTCGCTGGCCGCCCGTCCCGACGACCTGCTCGTGGTCGGAAGCGGCCGGATAGGTGTGCTGCGCAGAGCATTCGGCCTGCAGCCACCGGTGGTTCGGCACTGCTCGATGCGGGCGGCGTGCCCGGTGCTGGTGGTACCTCCGTCCGCGATGGTACGAGACCTGCGGCGGCGCCCACTACAGCGTGGGAAGGCGTCGGTCTGA
- a CDS encoding magnesium transporter CorA family protein, protein MSRTRLYRNGVLEAENFDPAQISEHLADPSSVVWFDLCEPTEEDLAAVSEELGLHPLAVEDAVHEHQRPKLDRYASHLFLTAYAVDLDEVSGQLVKHEVAAFITTGALVTVRKTEGFRIDKVVERWDSSPDLVKYGVGFLLYGLLDFVVDTHFDAVQTLDTQIEALEEQLFDGEPKDSEMQRRTFELRKSLVTLRRVVMPMREVVNAVLRRDLHIVDPEIVPYFQDVYDHVLRATEWTESLRDLITAIFETHLTIRSNRLNVIMKQVTSWAAIIAVPTAVTGFYGQNVPYPGFGTHTGFWTSTGVTIGLSVILFTVFRRKDWI, encoded by the coding sequence ATGTCGCGCACCCGTCTGTACCGCAATGGCGTGCTGGAAGCCGAGAACTTCGACCCCGCGCAGATCTCCGAGCACCTGGCCGATCCATCCTCCGTGGTGTGGTTCGACTTGTGCGAGCCCACTGAAGAAGACCTGGCCGCGGTCAGCGAGGAACTCGGCCTGCACCCGCTGGCGGTGGAGGACGCCGTCCACGAGCACCAGCGGCCCAAACTCGACCGCTACGCCAGCCACCTGTTCCTGACCGCGTACGCCGTCGACCTGGACGAGGTGTCCGGGCAGCTGGTCAAGCACGAGGTCGCCGCGTTCATCACCACCGGTGCCCTGGTCACCGTCCGCAAGACCGAGGGCTTCCGGATCGACAAGGTCGTCGAGCGCTGGGATTCCTCCCCGGACCTGGTCAAGTACGGCGTCGGATTCCTGCTGTACGGGCTGCTGGACTTCGTCGTCGACACGCACTTCGACGCCGTGCAGACCCTCGACACTCAGATCGAGGCGCTGGAGGAGCAGCTGTTCGACGGCGAGCCGAAGGACAGCGAGATGCAGCGGCGCACCTTCGAGCTGCGCAAGTCGCTGGTCACCCTGCGCCGGGTCGTCATGCCGATGCGCGAGGTCGTCAACGCCGTCCTGCGCCGCGACCTGCACATCGTCGACCCCGAGATAGTGCCGTACTTCCAGGACGTCTACGACCACGTCCTGCGCGCCACCGAGTGGACCGAGTCGCTGCGGGACCTGATCACCGCGATCTTCGAAACGCACCTGACGATCCGCTCCAACCGGCTGAACGTCATCATGAAACAGGTCACCAGCTGGGCCGCAATCATCGCGGTGCCGACCGCCGTCACCGGCTTCTACGGCCAGAACGTCCCCTACCCCGGCTTCGGCACGCACACCGGGTTCTGGACCTCCACCGGTGTCACCATCGGACTGTCCGTGATCCTGTTCACCGTGTTCCGCCGCAAGGACTGGATCTGA
- the kdpF gene encoding K(+)-transporting ATPase subunit F, with translation MGLIVGVGLLVYLVLAVRYPEKF, from the coding sequence GTGGGGCTGATCGTCGGGGTCGGCCTGCTCGTCTATCTCGTCTTGGCCGTCCGATATCCGGAGAAGTTCTGA
- the kdpA gene encoding potassium-transporting ATPase subunit KdpA gives MTVYGWLQIVFLITVLVAVHVPLGDYMARAYTGTKHWRVEKAIYRICGVNPDGEQDGRRYFGALMAFTLIGIAALFTLFMLQNRLPWDHGHPGLPWQLALNTAVSFTTNTSWQNYAGESTMGHLSVMAGLGVQAFASAAVGLCVGLALIRGLTRHGTRDLGNFWVDLIRSIVRILLPLSIVAGLVLIGLGVEQNLNGTQLSNTLTGGAGSQKIIGGPIGSWEPIKLMSGDGGGFFNANSAHPFENPSAWSNTIEILLMLLIPTAFIRTFGRMIGSLKHSWTLLTVVGILFGLLVLGANLAQSVHTGTVAQAVGGNVEGTEVRFGTPGSTLFGVAATGSADGAANASYDSFSSIGGGALMAAMMLGEIAPGGTGSGLYGLIMIVLIAVFIGGLMIGRTPEYLSKRIGVGEMRYVVCYALVAPTLILAASAVAIALPAGRAAMGNSGAHGLSEIVYAATSTTQSNGSAFGGLSGNTPFYNLGMCVTMFVGRYLPMVFVLALAGRLAEQKPVAVTTGTLRASGLNFVALATGAAMLLALLNFLPALSLGPLADGMH, from the coding sequence ATGACCGTCTACGGCTGGCTCCAAATCGTCTTCCTGATCACGGTGCTGGTGGCGGTCCACGTGCCGCTCGGCGACTACATGGCCCGCGCCTACACCGGCACGAAGCACTGGCGCGTGGAGAAGGCGATCTACCGGATCTGCGGCGTCAACCCGGACGGTGAGCAGGACGGGCGCAGGTACTTCGGCGCCCTGATGGCGTTCACCCTCATCGGGATCGCAGCGCTGTTCACTCTGTTCATGCTGCAGAACCGGCTGCCGTGGGACCACGGCCACCCCGGACTGCCCTGGCAGCTGGCGCTGAACACCGCGGTCAGCTTCACCACCAACACCAGCTGGCAGAACTACGCCGGCGAGTCCACGATGGGCCACCTGTCGGTGATGGCCGGCCTGGGCGTGCAGGCCTTCGCCTCGGCGGCGGTCGGTCTGTGCGTCGGGCTGGCGCTGATCCGCGGTCTGACCCGGCACGGCACCCGCGACCTCGGCAACTTCTGGGTGGACCTGATCCGCTCGATCGTCCGGATCCTGCTCCCGCTGTCGATCGTCGCGGGCCTGGTCCTGATCGGGCTCGGCGTCGAGCAGAACCTCAACGGGACGCAGCTGTCGAACACCCTCACCGGCGGCGCGGGCTCGCAGAAGATCATCGGTGGCCCGATCGGCTCGTGGGAGCCGATCAAGCTGATGTCCGGCGACGGCGGCGGGTTCTTCAACGCCAACTCCGCGCACCCGTTCGAGAACCCGAGCGCCTGGAGCAACACGATCGAGATCCTGCTGATGCTGCTGATCCCGACAGCTTTCATCCGCACCTTCGGTCGCATGATCGGCTCGCTGAAGCACAGCTGGACGCTGCTGACCGTGGTCGGGATCCTGTTCGGCCTGCTGGTGCTCGGCGCGAACCTGGCGCAGAGCGTGCACACCGGCACCGTGGCGCAGGCAGTCGGTGGCAACGTCGAGGGCACCGAGGTCCGCTTCGGCACCCCGGGCTCGACGCTGTTCGGGGTGGCGGCCACCGGATCGGCCGACGGCGCGGCGAACGCCTCGTACGACAGCTTCTCCTCGATCGGCGGCGGGGCGCTGATGGCCGCGATGATGCTCGGCGAGATCGCGCCCGGCGGCACCGGCTCGGGGCTGTACGGCCTGATCATGATCGTGCTGATCGCGGTGTTCATCGGCGGCCTGATGATCGGCCGCACGCCGGAGTACCTCAGCAAGCGGATCGGCGTCGGCGAGATGCGGTACGTCGTGTGCTACGCGCTGGTCGCCCCCACTCTGATCCTCGCGGCCTCGGCCGTGGCGATCGCACTGCCGGCCGGCCGGGCCGCTATGGGCAACTCTGGAGCGCACGGCCTGTCGGAGATCGTGTACGCCGCCACCAGCACCACGCAGAGCAACGGCAGCGCGTTCGGCGGCTTGTCCGGCAACACGCCGTTCTACAACCTGGGGATGTGCGTGACCATGTTCGTCGGCCGCTATCTGCCGATGGTGTTCGTCCTGGCGCTGGCCGGCCGGCTGGCCGAGCAGAAGCCGGTCGCCGTCACCACCGGGACGCTGCGCGCCTCCGGGCTCAACTTCGTCGCGCTCGCCACAGGCGCGGCGATGCTGCTGGCGCTGCTCAACTTCCTGCCGGCGCTCTCCCTGGGGCCGCTCGCCGACGGAATGCACTAA
- a CDS encoding multiprotein-bridging factor 1 family protein, giving the protein MTYTEGAWPHSAVPAPEAPVGVHYALALARVLDNTAAARGLSHRAVSAEAGLNATAVGRIVRGEVYPDLATIARLERALGTLLLPNDRLRLAGSPAAS; this is encoded by the coding sequence ATGACCTACACCGAAGGAGCCTGGCCGCATAGCGCGGTGCCGGCTCCTGAGGCACCGGTCGGCGTCCACTACGCCCTGGCCCTGGCCCGCGTGTTGGACAACACCGCCGCTGCCCGCGGCCTGTCCCACCGGGCCGTCTCCGCTGAGGCGGGCCTGAACGCGACGGCGGTCGGTCGGATTGTCCGGGGCGAGGTCTACCCGGACCTGGCAACCATCGCACGCCTGGAGAGGGCGCTCGGCACGCTGCTGCTGCCGAACGATCGGCTGCGCCTGGCGGGGTCCCCCGCAGCGTCTTAA
- a CDS encoding GNAT family N-acetyltransferase, translating to MPDSQILPSVREMWAQIAASPVVFPDNGISIVTSPRSRMCPPGWVGLVLLAGAGIGTAPDDATADAVRTALADCPPERLRDPSEAAKVLPAGEMLGPVTLAYLASDSFRPSSGPAVEQLPADHPDLKALENQCGPEERHEASIGELTSPVFAIREGRDIIAAAGYVAWPRATAHMAILTAPRARGRGLAKVTASSAVAHAVAARMLPQWRARAGVAAGGSRLGVRRTRSADPSEDCLTSSCTPTPGSR from the coding sequence ATGCCGGATTCGCAGATCCTCCCGAGCGTACGGGAAATGTGGGCCCAGATCGCCGCATCCCCTGTCGTCTTCCCGGACAACGGAATCAGCATCGTGACCTCCCCTCGGTCGCGGATGTGCCCGCCGGGATGGGTCGGCCTCGTGCTGCTGGCCGGCGCCGGAATCGGAACGGCCCCGGATGACGCGACCGCCGACGCAGTCCGCACGGCACTCGCCGACTGCCCGCCGGAGCGGCTCCGTGATCCGTCGGAGGCCGCCAAGGTGCTTCCTGCGGGCGAGATGCTTGGGCCCGTGACCCTGGCTTATCTCGCATCGGACTCGTTCCGCCCCTCATCCGGTCCTGCTGTCGAACAGCTTCCCGCCGACCACCCCGACCTCAAGGCTCTGGAAAACCAGTGCGGCCCCGAGGAACGCCACGAGGCGAGCATCGGCGAACTCACCTCGCCGGTGTTCGCCATCCGCGAGGGCCGCGACATCATCGCCGCCGCAGGCTACGTGGCCTGGCCGCGCGCCACCGCCCACATGGCCATCCTCACCGCGCCCAGGGCCCGAGGACGAGGCCTGGCCAAAGTGACCGCCTCCAGCGCCGTCGCGCATGCCGTCGCAGCCCGGATGCTGCCGCAGTGGCGCGCGCGTGCCGGCGTCGCAGCAGGTGGCTCGCGCCTTGGGGTTCGCCGAACTCGGAGTGCAGATCCGTCTGAAGATTGCTTGACGTCCAGCTGCACACCGACGCCCGGGAGCCGGTGA